A part of Primulina eburnea isolate SZY01 chromosome 10, ASM2296580v1, whole genome shotgun sequence genomic DNA contains:
- the LOC140803686 gene encoding uncharacterized protein, with the protein MQRLISATSRLHAALEGLTELELTEQKMRQVKNKKMHLMKSNFDSFTQKLVNQRKIVHYFQGISLWCKTFDKSVGLMARIVCVVYVRICAVFRQYVPNLTTFSSQNIGCFKNQTDTPMIEPVREQFTSHSGPITMASKVSLVRFHSQKSDLFFIEQDDSVLSIENLLKKSLFHSAGPLTLGGSGLALRYAKVILLAEKYLDPTESIDHIDRESLYQMLPESLEVLVRTKLSKNKKRAEDDFLLAIGWREAMTEMLGWLAPVAHNTVNWQMERSFEKMKFDSKPSVLLLQTLHFSDKEKTEAAIAELLVGLSCVYRHENRQICV; encoded by the coding sequence ATGCAGAGATTGATCTCAGCCACCTCGCGTCTGCACGCGGCATTGGAGGGTTTGACAGAGTTGGAGCTTACTGAACAAAAGATGAGGCAAGTGAAGAACAAAAAGATGCATTTGATGAAGTCGAATTTCGATTCTTTTACTCAAAAACTCGTGAATCAGCGCAAAATTGTTCACTATTTCCAGGGAATATCGCTTTGGTGCAAGACGTTTGATAAAAGTGTTGGCCTAATGGCAAGAATTGTGTGCGTTGTATATGTAAGAATCTGTGCGGTATTCCGGCAGTATGTTCCAAATCTTACCACTTTTTCATCCCAAAACATCGGTTGTTTTAAGAATCAAACCGATACGCCCATGATTGAACCAGTCAGGGAACAGTTTACATCCCATTCGGGCCCTATTACAATGGCTTCAAAGGTTAGTCTTGTAAGGTTTCACAGCCAAAAGTCTGACCTTTTCTTCATTGAGCAAGATGATAGCGTTCTATCTATTGAAAACCTATTGAAAAAGAGCTTATTCCACTCTGCGGGACCTCTAACTCTAGGTGGTTCGGGACTAGCACTGCGTTATGCAAAAGTGATCCTATTAGCAGAAAAGTATCTGGATCCAACTGAATCCATCGATCATATTGATCGTGAATCATTATACCAAATGCTGCCTGAAAGTCTGGAAGTTCTTGTCAGGACAAAGCTTAGCAAGAACAAGAAACGTGCAGAAGACGACTTTTTGCTGGCCATTGGATGGAGGGAGGCTATGACCGAGATGTTGGGTTGGCTTGCACCTGTTGCTCACAACACGGTGAATTGGCAGATGGAGAGGAGTTTCGAGAAGATGAAATTCGATTCGAAACCTAGTGTTCTTTTGTTGCAGACATTGCATTTTTCGGATAAAGAGAAGACAGAAGCTGCCATCGCCGAGCTCTTAGTCGGGTTGAGTTGCGTATATAGGCATGAAAATCGACAGAtatgtgtatga